The following proteins are co-located in the Calditrichota bacterium genome:
- a CDS encoding RNA methyltransferase — MKKYREQEGSFPIEGPNLILEALRSDFHVLYLFVIPEFRESKAFVPMKRHLQEKEIPVYEISDRDLKTISETKSPSGVLAVVQNPKYIFKKDLLQNWRRVVLLDHLREPGNLGTIIRSADWYGFDAVLLSKGSVESTNGKVLRATAGSFFHLPVFEDVSLEESVLNFIEAGFQVFAATGEGALAHNEIDFPERAALIIGNERQGVHAALLKEPVQTVRISRRGRGESLNAAMAATVLMDRIVFPGRGSLE; from the coding sequence ATGAAAAAATACCGGGAGCAGGAAGGCTCATTTCCGATCGAGGGCCCGAATCTGATTCTGGAAGCCCTCAGGTCTGATTTTCACGTGTTGTATCTTTTTGTAATCCCTGAATTCAGGGAATCAAAAGCCTTTGTCCCGATGAAGAGGCACCTTCAAGAAAAGGAGATTCCTGTTTATGAAATTAGTGACAGGGATCTGAAAACAATTTCAGAAACAAAATCACCTTCAGGGGTTCTGGCGGTTGTTCAAAATCCAAAATACATTTTTAAAAAAGACCTCCTGCAAAACTGGCGGAGGGTGGTTCTGCTGGATCATCTTCGGGAACCGGGGAATCTGGGGACCATTATCCGTTCTGCCGATTGGTACGGATTCGATGCCGTTCTGTTAAGCAAGGGAAGCGTGGAAAGCACCAATGGGAAAGTCCTGCGTGCCACGGCAGGTTCTTTTTTCCATTTGCCTGTTTTCGAAGATGTGTCCCTGGAGGAATCGGTTTTGAATTTTATTGAGGCCGGATTTCAAGTTTTTGCGGCAACGGGTGAGGGTGCGTTGGCACATAATGAAATTGATTTTCCGGAGAGAGCGGCCCTGATCATTGGAAATGAGCGTCAGGGGGTTCACGCAGCCCTTTTGAAAGAGCCGGTTCAAACGGTGCGCATTTCAAGGCGCGGCCGGGGGGAATCGCTTAATGCAGCCATGGCAGCCACGGTTCTCATGGACCGAATCGTTTTTCCGGGGAGAGGCTCTCTTGAATAA